The window CGACAGAATATATTTCCGTCGCCGTTGGCGATAGCGTGGTTTCGCCTTATTGCAAACAGAGGGACGGCGCAATCAACTATGGTGAGTTTACTTGTGATTACAGTTCTTCTTCTTTGATTTATAACCTTCCCTATCTTAACCCAAAGGCAAGTTATCTTTTAAGGGCGGTCGTCTATAAGGAGACACCAAGAATTTGGCGGGAAGAGGTTCATCATATCCCGGAGACATTAAATATCATCATCCCAAAAGAGACCTATGAGAATGACTTGGCGATAAGAAAAGAGATTGAAAGGATTGTTGGTACTTATGCCTTAATTGCTGACTTATTAAAGGTTTATGAGGTAAGTATTCCAGAATCCCTGCCAGGTGGTGGTCAGGGTCTTAAAACTGGAAAGATTTTAGGGCCGGCTTTATATCAGAATAGACCGAACCCATTTAAGGGTTTAACGAAAATCCCCTTCTCTATTCCCAAAGAAACCTATGTCTCACTTTTAATCTATAATGCCTCCGGAAGAGAGGCGAGAATTTTGCTTAGCGAAAGGATGAGGCCGGGTAATTATAATTTGAATTGGGATGGAAGAGACGCAAGAGAAAGAGAATTACCACCGGGGGTCTACTTCTATCGTCTATCAACCGGAGACTTTCGGGAGATTAAGAAAACTATCCTTTTGCGATAGTTAAAAAGAAGGGGTTATGGAAAGATGAAAAGGTATTCAATTCTCCTCTTTTTCATCTCCTTAGCGGTTGCTCAAGAGATAGTTTGGATTAGGACTTTTAGAGCAATTGTTACAAGACCCGATATTGCGGTTGACAGTAGAAGTAATATAGTTGTCGTCGCCTATCCTTATCTTAGGAAATATAGTTTAAGCGGAGAATTGTTATGGGAAAGGAGGATAAACTTTGGCGATAGCTCACGTGGACCAAGGATAGATTTGGATGGTGGGGACAGCATAATCGTCGGAGGATACGGAGCCCCTACTCATCATGATAGCTGGGTAATAATGAAATGGACACCGGAGGGAGAGACCTTATGGAAGCGACTGATTGGGTTCCACCCCGATTCTCTGGCTTACCTTACTGATGTAGGGGTTGATAATCAAAATAATATCTTAGTTACAGGCAATATACCCGGAACTTATAAAAGTATGTGGCTCACTTATAAACTCTCTCCGGATGGCGAAATTAAATGGGTGAAAACTTTCACCTCCCAATGGGGACCTGATTGCCCAACTGGTATCTGTTCTGATGATTCCCTTAATGTGATAGTTGGGGGAGAGCGGGGAATTTTAGGAATTCCCCGCTCTTGGTATCCTCAGGTATATAAATATTCTAAAGATGGTGATAGCCTCTGGGTGGTGTATTGTGATGATACAATCCATCACAATTATCTTGTTGGCGAACTCAATGTAACTTAATGTAGATAAATTCGGAAATGTCATCCTGCCGGGAGAAGAGACAGGTTATCCTCCTACCAGTGTCTACACCTTTCTA is drawn from candidate division WOR-3 bacterium and contains these coding sequences:
- a CDS encoding T9SS type A sorting domain-containing protein, which encodes MIVAWKEGELGEIYKRIRNLAQSSLPTWPPGWSGIENISQSPDKESDYPVISTPDVIAWQEEIDSLNYEVIAWIKGSLVNMSETENSSKYPHISVEPPAVSASDGAIIIDPKVVINAIWTEEIIPETLYEVRFRRYEYTPTSSVATEYISVAVGDSVVSPYCKQRDGAINYGEFTCDYSSSSLIYNLPYLNPKASYLLRAVVYKETPRIWREEVHHIPETLNIIIPKETYENDLAIRKEIERIVGTYALIADLLKVYEVSIPESLPGGGQGLKTGKILGPALYQNRPNPFKGLTKIPFSIPKETYVSLLIYNASGREARILLSERMRPGNYNLNWDGRDARERELPPGVYFYRLSTGDFREIKKTILLR